A single region of the Buteo buteo chromosome 16, bButBut1.hap1.1, whole genome shotgun sequence genome encodes:
- the PHACTR4 gene encoding phosphatase and actin regulator 4 isoform X1, with protein MGQPHFSRPVNPAAFAEEVDHPPTDAGMGVDVLESGDTTPPTKRKSKFSSFGKIFKPWKWRKKKSSDKFKETSEVLERKISMRKPREELVKRGVLLEDSEQDGEESDKLNSPALKNGHTVPIGGPGVCNLASQEEEATKPPSLRKPAPAEEPKKRQGSSSSHSGPELEPPQEPYVPRQPLLPPKRPPSTSQETNEVQAKDPTPASSTAKTAPSTTVPVAAKTVNSTAAPSPAPRTLPPALASANTTAPTSTTSTAAAKQPPVPPPKPVNRNSNSVIAELSQAMNSGTGLSKPSPPLPPKRGLLPNNTSEAAITSKPPNDRTVTANRPALIPMHMTSAYPPPSPSPPLPTHIPPEPPRMPLPASTPVLDPPRSLDLPKETPPPEDFRSLEVSKRTAEQGFGEPHVLPRLPQIPLHIRIQQALASPLPVTPPADGSHRAHSLLFENDGFGEDNGTLGRTRSLPVTIEMLKVPDDEEEEEDDQEEEQNSGPRVYIGDVPSVTVIPKLVPQVLPEEQEGDEGMSDSDSEGPILYRDDEDEEEDESHNSTLANKVKRKDTLAIKLGNTTAPQEEKIVFPRKSKEEWNEIRHQIGTTLIRRLSQRPTAEELEQRNILQPKNEADRQAEKREIKRRLTRKLSQRPTVAELQARKILRFNEYVEVTDAQDYDRRADKPWTKLTPADKAAIRKELNEFKSCEMEVHEDSKQFTRYHRP; from the exons atggGGCAGCCGCACTTCTCGAGACCGGTAAATCCAGCTGCTTTTG CTGAAGAGGTGGATCACCCCCCAACTGATGCCGGTATGGGGGTAGACGTTTTGGAATCCGGTGACACCACGCCACctacaaagaggaaaagcaagttTTCAAGCTTTGGCAAGATCTTCAAACCCTGgaagtggaggaaaaagaaaagcagtgacaaaTTTAAGGAGACTTCAGAAG TTTTAGAACGAAAGATTTCTATGCGAAAGCCAAGAGAGGAGCTGGTAAAAAGAGGGGTTCTGTTGGAAGACTCTGAGCAGG ATGGTGAAGAATCAGACAAGCTGAACTCACCTGCACTGAAAAATGGCCATACAGTCCCAATCGGCGGTCCCGGGGTTTGTAACCTGGCCAGCCAGGAGGAAGAGGCCACAAAGCCACCTAGCCTTAGgaagcctgctccagctgagGAACCAAAGAAAAGGCAGG gctcctccagcagccactCTGGGCCTGAACTGGAACCACCTCAGGAGCCATATGTTCCCAGACAGCCTCTGCTTCCTCCAAAAAGACCTCCCTCCACTTCCCAGGAGACAAATGAAGTGCAGGCAAAGGATCCAACgcctgccagcagcactgcaaaaaCTGCACCCTCCACCACAGTCCCTGTTGCAGCAAAGACAGTCAATTCCAcagctgccccttccccagcccccaggACTCTGCCCCCTGCTCTTGCCAGTGCCAACACTACTGCTCCCACAAGTACaaccagcacagctgctgccaaACAGCCTCCCGTCCCTCCTCCCAAACCTGTCAACAGAAATAGCAACTCGGTAATAG ctgaacttTCTCAAGCAATGAACAGTGGTACAGGCTTGTCCAagccttcccctcctctcccgcCAAAGAGAGGTCTCCTCCCTAACAACACGTCAGAGGCAGCTATCACTTCCAAGCCCCCGAATGACAGGACAGTGACAGCTAACCGCCCCGCACTGATACCGATGCACATGACTTCTGCTTACCCACCACCCTCGCCTTCACCGCCGCTGCCCACGCACATACCCCCTGAACCTCCGCGCATGCCCTTGCCTGCTTCCACCCCTGTCTTGGACCCTCCACGCTCCCTGGACCTACCCAAAGAGACTCCTCCTCCTGAAGACTTCAGGTCCTTGGAAGTGTCAAAGAGGACGGCAGAGCAAGGGTTTGGCGAACCTCACGTGCTGCCTCGCCTGCCCCAGATCCCATTGCACATCCGTATCCAGCAGGCTCTGGCCAGTCCTCTGCCTGTCACCCCGCCTGCCGATGGGTCACACAGGGCTCACTCGCTGCTCTTCGAGAACGATGGCTTTGGAGAAGACAATGGCACCCTGGGCAGGACGAGGTCCCTGCCTGTCACCATCGAGATGCTGAAAGT TCCAGAcgatgaggaagaggaagaagatgaccaggaagaggagcagaatTCAGGCCCTCGTGTGTATATtggagatgtgccatctgtCACAGTCATCCCAAAACTGGTACCTCAGGTCCTGCcagaggagcaggaaggagATGAAGGGATGAGCGACTCTGACTCGGAGGGGCCCATCCTGTACAGAGATgatgaggatgaggaagaagatGAAAGCCATAACA GCACGCTGGCTAACAAAGTGAAGAGGAAAGACACGCTAGCTATAAAGCTGGGGAACACAACCGCACCGCAGGAGGAGAAGATTGTATTCCCTCGGAAGAGCAAGGAGGAGTGGAACGAAATTCGGCACCAGATTGGGACAACGCTGATCAG GCGACTGAGTCAGAGACCGACAGCAGAAGAACTGGAGCAGAGGAACATACTTCAGC CGAAAAATGAAGCTGACCGTCAAGCTGAGAAGCGAGAGATCAAACGCAGGCTCACCAGAAAG cttaGCCAAAGGCCTacagtggcagagctgcaggccaGGAAGATCCTGAGGTTTAACGAATATGTGGAAGTAACAGATGCTCAAGACTATGACCGGCGAGCAGATAAGCCATGGACAAAGCTGACACCGGCTGACAAG GCTGCCATCCGGAAGGAGCTGAATGAGTTTAAGAGCTGTGAAATGGAAGTCCACGAGGACAGCAAGCAGTTCACGAG GTACCATCGACCATAG
- the PHACTR4 gene encoding phosphatase and actin regulator 4 isoform X4, producing the protein MGQPHFSRPVNPAAFAEEVDHPPTDAGMGVDVLESGDTTPPTKRKSKFSSFGKIFKPWKWRKKKSSDKFKETSEDGEESDKLNSPALKNGHTVPIGGPGVCNLASQEEEATKPPSLRKPAPAEEPKKRQGSSSSHSGPELEPPQEPYVPRQPLLPPKRPPSTSQETNEVQAKDPTPASSTAKTAPSTTVPVAAKTVNSTAAPSPAPRTLPPALASANTTAPTSTTSTAAAKQPPVPPPKPVNRNSNSVIAELSQAMNSGTGLSKPSPPLPPKRGLLPNNTSEAAITSKPPNDRTVTANRPALIPMHMTSAYPPPSPSPPLPTHIPPEPPRMPLPASTPVLDPPRSLDLPKETPPPEDFRSLEVSKRTAEQGFGEPHVLPRLPQIPLHIRIQQALASPLPVTPPADGSHRAHSLLFENDGFGEDNGTLGRTRSLPVTIEMLKVPDDEEEEEDDQEEEQNSGPRVYIGDVPSVTVIPKLVPQVLPEEQEGDEGMSDSDSEGPILYRDDEDEEEDESHNSTLANKVKRKDTLAIKLGNTTAPQEEKIVFPRKSKEEWNEIRHQIGTTLIRRLSQRPTAEELEQRNILQPKNEADRQAEKREIKRRLTRKLSQRPTVAELQARKILRFNEYVEVTDAQDYDRRADKPWTKLTPADKAAIRKELNEFKSCEMEVHEDSKQFTRYHRP; encoded by the exons atggGGCAGCCGCACTTCTCGAGACCGGTAAATCCAGCTGCTTTTG CTGAAGAGGTGGATCACCCCCCAACTGATGCCGGTATGGGGGTAGACGTTTTGGAATCCGGTGACACCACGCCACctacaaagaggaaaagcaagttTTCAAGCTTTGGCAAGATCTTCAAACCCTGgaagtggaggaaaaagaaaagcagtgacaaaTTTAAGGAGACTTCAGAAG ATGGTGAAGAATCAGACAAGCTGAACTCACCTGCACTGAAAAATGGCCATACAGTCCCAATCGGCGGTCCCGGGGTTTGTAACCTGGCCAGCCAGGAGGAAGAGGCCACAAAGCCACCTAGCCTTAGgaagcctgctccagctgagGAACCAAAGAAAAGGCAGG gctcctccagcagccactCTGGGCCTGAACTGGAACCACCTCAGGAGCCATATGTTCCCAGACAGCCTCTGCTTCCTCCAAAAAGACCTCCCTCCACTTCCCAGGAGACAAATGAAGTGCAGGCAAAGGATCCAACgcctgccagcagcactgcaaaaaCTGCACCCTCCACCACAGTCCCTGTTGCAGCAAAGACAGTCAATTCCAcagctgccccttccccagcccccaggACTCTGCCCCCTGCTCTTGCCAGTGCCAACACTACTGCTCCCACAAGTACaaccagcacagctgctgccaaACAGCCTCCCGTCCCTCCTCCCAAACCTGTCAACAGAAATAGCAACTCGGTAATAG ctgaacttTCTCAAGCAATGAACAGTGGTACAGGCTTGTCCAagccttcccctcctctcccgcCAAAGAGAGGTCTCCTCCCTAACAACACGTCAGAGGCAGCTATCACTTCCAAGCCCCCGAATGACAGGACAGTGACAGCTAACCGCCCCGCACTGATACCGATGCACATGACTTCTGCTTACCCACCACCCTCGCCTTCACCGCCGCTGCCCACGCACATACCCCCTGAACCTCCGCGCATGCCCTTGCCTGCTTCCACCCCTGTCTTGGACCCTCCACGCTCCCTGGACCTACCCAAAGAGACTCCTCCTCCTGAAGACTTCAGGTCCTTGGAAGTGTCAAAGAGGACGGCAGAGCAAGGGTTTGGCGAACCTCACGTGCTGCCTCGCCTGCCCCAGATCCCATTGCACATCCGTATCCAGCAGGCTCTGGCCAGTCCTCTGCCTGTCACCCCGCCTGCCGATGGGTCACACAGGGCTCACTCGCTGCTCTTCGAGAACGATGGCTTTGGAGAAGACAATGGCACCCTGGGCAGGACGAGGTCCCTGCCTGTCACCATCGAGATGCTGAAAGT TCCAGAcgatgaggaagaggaagaagatgaccaggaagaggagcagaatTCAGGCCCTCGTGTGTATATtggagatgtgccatctgtCACAGTCATCCCAAAACTGGTACCTCAGGTCCTGCcagaggagcaggaaggagATGAAGGGATGAGCGACTCTGACTCGGAGGGGCCCATCCTGTACAGAGATgatgaggatgaggaagaagatGAAAGCCATAACA GCACGCTGGCTAACAAAGTGAAGAGGAAAGACACGCTAGCTATAAAGCTGGGGAACACAACCGCACCGCAGGAGGAGAAGATTGTATTCCCTCGGAAGAGCAAGGAGGAGTGGAACGAAATTCGGCACCAGATTGGGACAACGCTGATCAG GCGACTGAGTCAGAGACCGACAGCAGAAGAACTGGAGCAGAGGAACATACTTCAGC CGAAAAATGAAGCTGACCGTCAAGCTGAGAAGCGAGAGATCAAACGCAGGCTCACCAGAAAG cttaGCCAAAGGCCTacagtggcagagctgcaggccaGGAAGATCCTGAGGTTTAACGAATATGTGGAAGTAACAGATGCTCAAGACTATGACCGGCGAGCAGATAAGCCATGGACAAAGCTGACACCGGCTGACAAG GCTGCCATCCGGAAGGAGCTGAATGAGTTTAAGAGCTGTGAAATGGAAGTCCACGAGGACAGCAAGCAGTTCACGAG GTACCATCGACCATAG
- the PHACTR4 gene encoding phosphatase and actin regulator 4 isoform X5 produces MEENTAEEVDHPPTDAGMGVDVLESGDTTPPTKRKSKFSSFGKIFKPWKWRKKKSSDKFKETSEDGEESDKLNSPALKNGHTVPIGGPGVCNLASQEEEATKPPSLRKPAPAEEPKKRQGSSSSHSGPELEPPQEPYVPRQPLLPPKRPPSTSQETNEVQAKDPTPASSTAKTAPSTTVPVAAKTVNSTAAPSPAPRTLPPALASANTTAPTSTTSTAAAKQPPVPPPKPVNRNSNSVIAELSQAMNSGTGLSKPSPPLPPKRGLLPNNTSEAAITSKPPNDRTVTANRPALIPMHMTSAYPPPSPSPPLPTHIPPEPPRMPLPASTPVLDPPRSLDLPKETPPPEDFRSLEVSKRTAEQGFGEPHVLPRLPQIPLHIRIQQALASPLPVTPPADGSHRAHSLLFENDGFGEDNGTLGRTRSLPVTIEMLKVPDDEEEEEDDQEEEQNSGPRVYIGDVPSVTVIPKLVPQVLPEEQEGDEGMSDSDSEGPILYRDDEDEEEDESHNSTLANKVKRKDTLAIKLGNTTAPQEEKIVFPRKSKEEWNEIRHQIGTTLIRRLSQRPTAEELEQRNILQPKNEADRQAEKREIKRRLTRKLSQRPTVAELQARKILRFNEYVEVTDAQDYDRRADKPWTKLTPADKAAIRKELNEFKSCEMEVHEDSKQFTRYHRP; encoded by the exons CTGAAGAGGTGGATCACCCCCCAACTGATGCCGGTATGGGGGTAGACGTTTTGGAATCCGGTGACACCACGCCACctacaaagaggaaaagcaagttTTCAAGCTTTGGCAAGATCTTCAAACCCTGgaagtggaggaaaaagaaaagcagtgacaaaTTTAAGGAGACTTCAGAAG ATGGTGAAGAATCAGACAAGCTGAACTCACCTGCACTGAAAAATGGCCATACAGTCCCAATCGGCGGTCCCGGGGTTTGTAACCTGGCCAGCCAGGAGGAAGAGGCCACAAAGCCACCTAGCCTTAGgaagcctgctccagctgagGAACCAAAGAAAAGGCAGG gctcctccagcagccactCTGGGCCTGAACTGGAACCACCTCAGGAGCCATATGTTCCCAGACAGCCTCTGCTTCCTCCAAAAAGACCTCCCTCCACTTCCCAGGAGACAAATGAAGTGCAGGCAAAGGATCCAACgcctgccagcagcactgcaaaaaCTGCACCCTCCACCACAGTCCCTGTTGCAGCAAAGACAGTCAATTCCAcagctgccccttccccagcccccaggACTCTGCCCCCTGCTCTTGCCAGTGCCAACACTACTGCTCCCACAAGTACaaccagcacagctgctgccaaACAGCCTCCCGTCCCTCCTCCCAAACCTGTCAACAGAAATAGCAACTCGGTAATAG ctgaacttTCTCAAGCAATGAACAGTGGTACAGGCTTGTCCAagccttcccctcctctcccgcCAAAGAGAGGTCTCCTCCCTAACAACACGTCAGAGGCAGCTATCACTTCCAAGCCCCCGAATGACAGGACAGTGACAGCTAACCGCCCCGCACTGATACCGATGCACATGACTTCTGCTTACCCACCACCCTCGCCTTCACCGCCGCTGCCCACGCACATACCCCCTGAACCTCCGCGCATGCCCTTGCCTGCTTCCACCCCTGTCTTGGACCCTCCACGCTCCCTGGACCTACCCAAAGAGACTCCTCCTCCTGAAGACTTCAGGTCCTTGGAAGTGTCAAAGAGGACGGCAGAGCAAGGGTTTGGCGAACCTCACGTGCTGCCTCGCCTGCCCCAGATCCCATTGCACATCCGTATCCAGCAGGCTCTGGCCAGTCCTCTGCCTGTCACCCCGCCTGCCGATGGGTCACACAGGGCTCACTCGCTGCTCTTCGAGAACGATGGCTTTGGAGAAGACAATGGCACCCTGGGCAGGACGAGGTCCCTGCCTGTCACCATCGAGATGCTGAAAGT TCCAGAcgatgaggaagaggaagaagatgaccaggaagaggagcagaatTCAGGCCCTCGTGTGTATATtggagatgtgccatctgtCACAGTCATCCCAAAACTGGTACCTCAGGTCCTGCcagaggagcaggaaggagATGAAGGGATGAGCGACTCTGACTCGGAGGGGCCCATCCTGTACAGAGATgatgaggatgaggaagaagatGAAAGCCATAACA GCACGCTGGCTAACAAAGTGAAGAGGAAAGACACGCTAGCTATAAAGCTGGGGAACACAACCGCACCGCAGGAGGAGAAGATTGTATTCCCTCGGAAGAGCAAGGAGGAGTGGAACGAAATTCGGCACCAGATTGGGACAACGCTGATCAG GCGACTGAGTCAGAGACCGACAGCAGAAGAACTGGAGCAGAGGAACATACTTCAGC CGAAAAATGAAGCTGACCGTCAAGCTGAGAAGCGAGAGATCAAACGCAGGCTCACCAGAAAG cttaGCCAAAGGCCTacagtggcagagctgcaggccaGGAAGATCCTGAGGTTTAACGAATATGTGGAAGTAACAGATGCTCAAGACTATGACCGGCGAGCAGATAAGCCATGGACAAAGCTGACACCGGCTGACAAG GCTGCCATCCGGAAGGAGCTGAATGAGTTTAAGAGCTGTGAAATGGAAGTCCACGAGGACAGCAAGCAGTTCACGAG GTACCATCGACCATAG
- the PHACTR4 gene encoding phosphatase and actin regulator 4 isoform X2: MEENTAEEVDHPPTDAGMGVDVLESGDTTPPTKRKSKFSSFGKIFKPWKWRKKKSSDKFKETSEVLERKISMRKPREELVKRGVLLEDSEQDGEESDKLNSPALKNGHTVPIGGPGVCNLASQEEEATKPPSLRKPAPAEEPKKRQGSSSSHSGPELEPPQEPYVPRQPLLPPKRPPSTSQETNEVQAKDPTPASSTAKTAPSTTVPVAAKTVNSTAAPSPAPRTLPPALASANTTAPTSTTSTAAAKQPPVPPPKPVNRNSNSVIAELSQAMNSGTGLSKPSPPLPPKRGLLPNNTSEAAITSKPPNDRTVTANRPALIPMHMTSAYPPPSPSPPLPTHIPPEPPRMPLPASTPVLDPPRSLDLPKETPPPEDFRSLEVSKRTAEQGFGEPHVLPRLPQIPLHIRIQQALASPLPVTPPADGSHRAHSLLFENDGFGEDNGTLGRTRSLPVTIEMLKVPDDEEEEEDDQEEEQNSGPRVYIGDVPSVTVIPKLVPQVLPEEQEGDEGMSDSDSEGPILYRDDEDEEEDESHNSTLANKVKRKDTLAIKLGNTTAPQEEKIVFPRKSKEEWNEIRHQIGTTLIRRLSQRPTAEELEQRNILQPKNEADRQAEKREIKRRLTRKLSQRPTVAELQARKILRFNEYVEVTDAQDYDRRADKPWTKLTPADKAAIRKELNEFKSCEMEVHEDSKQFTRYHRP, from the exons CTGAAGAGGTGGATCACCCCCCAACTGATGCCGGTATGGGGGTAGACGTTTTGGAATCCGGTGACACCACGCCACctacaaagaggaaaagcaagttTTCAAGCTTTGGCAAGATCTTCAAACCCTGgaagtggaggaaaaagaaaagcagtgacaaaTTTAAGGAGACTTCAGAAG TTTTAGAACGAAAGATTTCTATGCGAAAGCCAAGAGAGGAGCTGGTAAAAAGAGGGGTTCTGTTGGAAGACTCTGAGCAGG ATGGTGAAGAATCAGACAAGCTGAACTCACCTGCACTGAAAAATGGCCATACAGTCCCAATCGGCGGTCCCGGGGTTTGTAACCTGGCCAGCCAGGAGGAAGAGGCCACAAAGCCACCTAGCCTTAGgaagcctgctccagctgagGAACCAAAGAAAAGGCAGG gctcctccagcagccactCTGGGCCTGAACTGGAACCACCTCAGGAGCCATATGTTCCCAGACAGCCTCTGCTTCCTCCAAAAAGACCTCCCTCCACTTCCCAGGAGACAAATGAAGTGCAGGCAAAGGATCCAACgcctgccagcagcactgcaaaaaCTGCACCCTCCACCACAGTCCCTGTTGCAGCAAAGACAGTCAATTCCAcagctgccccttccccagcccccaggACTCTGCCCCCTGCTCTTGCCAGTGCCAACACTACTGCTCCCACAAGTACaaccagcacagctgctgccaaACAGCCTCCCGTCCCTCCTCCCAAACCTGTCAACAGAAATAGCAACTCGGTAATAG ctgaacttTCTCAAGCAATGAACAGTGGTACAGGCTTGTCCAagccttcccctcctctcccgcCAAAGAGAGGTCTCCTCCCTAACAACACGTCAGAGGCAGCTATCACTTCCAAGCCCCCGAATGACAGGACAGTGACAGCTAACCGCCCCGCACTGATACCGATGCACATGACTTCTGCTTACCCACCACCCTCGCCTTCACCGCCGCTGCCCACGCACATACCCCCTGAACCTCCGCGCATGCCCTTGCCTGCTTCCACCCCTGTCTTGGACCCTCCACGCTCCCTGGACCTACCCAAAGAGACTCCTCCTCCTGAAGACTTCAGGTCCTTGGAAGTGTCAAAGAGGACGGCAGAGCAAGGGTTTGGCGAACCTCACGTGCTGCCTCGCCTGCCCCAGATCCCATTGCACATCCGTATCCAGCAGGCTCTGGCCAGTCCTCTGCCTGTCACCCCGCCTGCCGATGGGTCACACAGGGCTCACTCGCTGCTCTTCGAGAACGATGGCTTTGGAGAAGACAATGGCACCCTGGGCAGGACGAGGTCCCTGCCTGTCACCATCGAGATGCTGAAAGT TCCAGAcgatgaggaagaggaagaagatgaccaggaagaggagcagaatTCAGGCCCTCGTGTGTATATtggagatgtgccatctgtCACAGTCATCCCAAAACTGGTACCTCAGGTCCTGCcagaggagcaggaaggagATGAAGGGATGAGCGACTCTGACTCGGAGGGGCCCATCCTGTACAGAGATgatgaggatgaggaagaagatGAAAGCCATAACA GCACGCTGGCTAACAAAGTGAAGAGGAAAGACACGCTAGCTATAAAGCTGGGGAACACAACCGCACCGCAGGAGGAGAAGATTGTATTCCCTCGGAAGAGCAAGGAGGAGTGGAACGAAATTCGGCACCAGATTGGGACAACGCTGATCAG GCGACTGAGTCAGAGACCGACAGCAGAAGAACTGGAGCAGAGGAACATACTTCAGC CGAAAAATGAAGCTGACCGTCAAGCTGAGAAGCGAGAGATCAAACGCAGGCTCACCAGAAAG cttaGCCAAAGGCCTacagtggcagagctgcaggccaGGAAGATCCTGAGGTTTAACGAATATGTGGAAGTAACAGATGCTCAAGACTATGACCGGCGAGCAGATAAGCCATGGACAAAGCTGACACCGGCTGACAAG GCTGCCATCCGGAAGGAGCTGAATGAGTTTAAGAGCTGTGAAATGGAAGTCCACGAGGACAGCAAGCAGTTCACGAG GTACCATCGACCATAG
- the PHACTR4 gene encoding phosphatase and actin regulator 4 isoform X3, with the protein MGVDVLESGDTTPPTKRKSKFSSFGKIFKPWKWRKKKSSDKFKETSEVLERKISMRKPREELVKRGVLLEDSEQDGEESDKLNSPALKNGHTVPIGGPGVCNLASQEEEATKPPSLRKPAPAEEPKKRQGSSSSHSGPELEPPQEPYVPRQPLLPPKRPPSTSQETNEVQAKDPTPASSTAKTAPSTTVPVAAKTVNSTAAPSPAPRTLPPALASANTTAPTSTTSTAAAKQPPVPPPKPVNRNSNSVIAELSQAMNSGTGLSKPSPPLPPKRGLLPNNTSEAAITSKPPNDRTVTANRPALIPMHMTSAYPPPSPSPPLPTHIPPEPPRMPLPASTPVLDPPRSLDLPKETPPPEDFRSLEVSKRTAEQGFGEPHVLPRLPQIPLHIRIQQALASPLPVTPPADGSHRAHSLLFENDGFGEDNGTLGRTRSLPVTIEMLKVPDDEEEEEDDQEEEQNSGPRVYIGDVPSVTVIPKLVPQVLPEEQEGDEGMSDSDSEGPILYRDDEDEEEDESHNSTLANKVKRKDTLAIKLGNTTAPQEEKIVFPRKSKEEWNEIRHQIGTTLIRRLSQRPTAEELEQRNILQPKNEADRQAEKREIKRRLTRKLSQRPTVAELQARKILRFNEYVEVTDAQDYDRRADKPWTKLTPADKAAIRKELNEFKSCEMEVHEDSKQFTRYHRP; encoded by the exons ATGGGGGTAGACGTTTTGGAATCCGGTGACACCACGCCACctacaaagaggaaaagcaagttTTCAAGCTTTGGCAAGATCTTCAAACCCTGgaagtggaggaaaaagaaaagcagtgacaaaTTTAAGGAGACTTCAGAAG TTTTAGAACGAAAGATTTCTATGCGAAAGCCAAGAGAGGAGCTGGTAAAAAGAGGGGTTCTGTTGGAAGACTCTGAGCAGG ATGGTGAAGAATCAGACAAGCTGAACTCACCTGCACTGAAAAATGGCCATACAGTCCCAATCGGCGGTCCCGGGGTTTGTAACCTGGCCAGCCAGGAGGAAGAGGCCACAAAGCCACCTAGCCTTAGgaagcctgctccagctgagGAACCAAAGAAAAGGCAGG gctcctccagcagccactCTGGGCCTGAACTGGAACCACCTCAGGAGCCATATGTTCCCAGACAGCCTCTGCTTCCTCCAAAAAGACCTCCCTCCACTTCCCAGGAGACAAATGAAGTGCAGGCAAAGGATCCAACgcctgccagcagcactgcaaaaaCTGCACCCTCCACCACAGTCCCTGTTGCAGCAAAGACAGTCAATTCCAcagctgccccttccccagcccccaggACTCTGCCCCCTGCTCTTGCCAGTGCCAACACTACTGCTCCCACAAGTACaaccagcacagctgctgccaaACAGCCTCCCGTCCCTCCTCCCAAACCTGTCAACAGAAATAGCAACTCGGTAATAG ctgaacttTCTCAAGCAATGAACAGTGGTACAGGCTTGTCCAagccttcccctcctctcccgcCAAAGAGAGGTCTCCTCCCTAACAACACGTCAGAGGCAGCTATCACTTCCAAGCCCCCGAATGACAGGACAGTGACAGCTAACCGCCCCGCACTGATACCGATGCACATGACTTCTGCTTACCCACCACCCTCGCCTTCACCGCCGCTGCCCACGCACATACCCCCTGAACCTCCGCGCATGCCCTTGCCTGCTTCCACCCCTGTCTTGGACCCTCCACGCTCCCTGGACCTACCCAAAGAGACTCCTCCTCCTGAAGACTTCAGGTCCTTGGAAGTGTCAAAGAGGACGGCAGAGCAAGGGTTTGGCGAACCTCACGTGCTGCCTCGCCTGCCCCAGATCCCATTGCACATCCGTATCCAGCAGGCTCTGGCCAGTCCTCTGCCTGTCACCCCGCCTGCCGATGGGTCACACAGGGCTCACTCGCTGCTCTTCGAGAACGATGGCTTTGGAGAAGACAATGGCACCCTGGGCAGGACGAGGTCCCTGCCTGTCACCATCGAGATGCTGAAAGT TCCAGAcgatgaggaagaggaagaagatgaccaggaagaggagcagaatTCAGGCCCTCGTGTGTATATtggagatgtgccatctgtCACAGTCATCCCAAAACTGGTACCTCAGGTCCTGCcagaggagcaggaaggagATGAAGGGATGAGCGACTCTGACTCGGAGGGGCCCATCCTGTACAGAGATgatgaggatgaggaagaagatGAAAGCCATAACA GCACGCTGGCTAACAAAGTGAAGAGGAAAGACACGCTAGCTATAAAGCTGGGGAACACAACCGCACCGCAGGAGGAGAAGATTGTATTCCCTCGGAAGAGCAAGGAGGAGTGGAACGAAATTCGGCACCAGATTGGGACAACGCTGATCAG GCGACTGAGTCAGAGACCGACAGCAGAAGAACTGGAGCAGAGGAACATACTTCAGC CGAAAAATGAAGCTGACCGTCAAGCTGAGAAGCGAGAGATCAAACGCAGGCTCACCAGAAAG cttaGCCAAAGGCCTacagtggcagagctgcaggccaGGAAGATCCTGAGGTTTAACGAATATGTGGAAGTAACAGATGCTCAAGACTATGACCGGCGAGCAGATAAGCCATGGACAAAGCTGACACCGGCTGACAAG GCTGCCATCCGGAAGGAGCTGAATGAGTTTAAGAGCTGTGAAATGGAAGTCCACGAGGACAGCAAGCAGTTCACGAG GTACCATCGACCATAG